From Helicoverpa zea isolate HzStark_Cry1AcR chromosome 12, ilHelZeax1.1, whole genome shotgun sequence:
CCGGTGATCTCAAAATCATGGAAAAGCCAGAAAAAATCGAACTGGTATACGAATACAAAAAACGCAGGAAAGAATTTGGAAGACAAACATTATTCGAAGATAGCGGTCCcgaactgatagtgagcattCCCAATAACCCGGCGCATTATCCAGATTACATTCTGCGAAACCCGGTGCATGTTGCCATACAAAATACATGCACTATGTCTGAACACTGGGTTAATTCTGTGAGGTAGGTAAAATTACTATTGGAATGATAATTTGAGATAAGTAGTTCCTACCTAAAGATATCAATAACTACATTTACGTTTGGCATTCAATATGCTGCTTAAATGTGCCTTATCTCTTgaatgagtaggtacctactcatattTCTTATCTATACTTGATTAttagacataaaatattattcaataaaaaatctaagaTAACTGTTAATTAcatcatatttatttgttatttttagtttagttaatcCTTAATTAAGCAGTTTAAATAACTAATTCGTCTTTCTTGGATTAATTAAGAGCTGAATACACAAGTTCTGGCATAAGCCACGTAGAGGGAGGCTGGCCAAAAGATATTAACATGAGTGATCCCGAAGCAACCCAGAGATATCGACGTAAAATCGAAAAGGATGACGCCTATGTTCATGCTGTTATGCATTTAGGACATGTAAGTGTTAATGATCCTAGAAGCGCCgccaaataaacaataatagttAAATTAAATCTTACGATGCAGAGTATGGAACACAATATACTTCAAAATAATGCAGTGGACATGTACGAGACCTACTGTACCGAGTTGCCGGCCATTCCACCGGTTGAGAACAGTGGCTGTCACACTGTCAACGTGTACCGTGAACCCGACGGCAGACGGCCGATCCGGTCTCTGTCGTGGCAAGCTGATGGAGGCGCCAAGTTAGCTGTAGCTCATGCCGACATAGAGCTGACGAGGAATTCCAGAAACCCTCAGTATTCCTACATTTGGGACATCGGTATGATTTCGAAATACAATAAGTCAATTTATGTTAGTGTTAGTtgcatttaaaactaaattttatTCGTTGCAGAGAACGCAAATGCACCAGAGCTGGTTATCAGGCCACCGCAGCCGTTATTAGATCTAATTTACAATCCTCGTGACCCTCATCTTATAATTGGAGGGATGATGAACGGTCAGGTAAGACAAGACAGACGGACAATACTATGTAGAACCTCCCCtcaggattttttatttatagaaaacctGCTGTGATAACTTCGGATATTTCACATTTACAGGTTGGTTGGTGGGACACACGTAAAGGTGGAGACCCTGCCGGAGTTTGCCCACCGCATGTTGCACACCGTGACATAGCAAGAAACGTACTATTCATCAATTCCAAAATCGGAGCGGAATTTTTCTCCTCATCACCAGATGGTGTTGTTAAATGGTTGCCCGTTTCATATTCAAAAAAGTCATACACAAACTTCGAAGTAAGAAGCCTTAGTTGTAAAGttaatcttatatttttttcaggtggGATACTCGGAATATGAGTGAGCCAACAGACTCCATGATCATTGATATTGTAAAATCAGTAACTGATACACAGTCCATTGATAATGCGATTGGAATATCAGCACTTGAATATGAGCCAACAATCCCTACAAGGTACAACTTAGATGCTTAAAACTTAGGTAGATATGACAAAGTTAAAGAcatctaaaataatatatttggaCAGGTTCATGGTAGGAACAGAAACTGGATTAGTAATAGGAGGAAACCGAAAAGGAAAGAATTCCGTCGAAAAACTTCCAACAAAGGCAAGTTTTAGCAAACGAGATTGTTTCTCGTGAGATT
This genomic window contains:
- the LOC124635251 gene encoding dynein axonemal intermediate chain 2, with protein sequence MEKPEKIELVYEYKKRRKEFGRQTLFEDSGPELIVSIPNNPAHYPDYILRNPVHVAIQNTCTMSEHWVNSVRAEYTSSGISHVEGGWPKDINMSDPEATQRYRRKIEKDDAYVHAVMHLGHSMEHNILQNNAVDMYETYCTELPAIPPVENSGCHTVNVYREPDGRRPIRSLSWQADGGAKLAVAHADIELTRNSRNPQYSYIWDIENANAPELVIRPPQPLLDLIYNPRDPHLIIGGMMNGQVGWWDTRKGGDPAGVCPPHVAHRDIARNVLFINSKIGAEFFSSSPDGVVKWWDTRNMSEPTDSMIIDIVKSVTDTQSIDNAIGISALEYEPTIPTRFMVGTETGLVIGGNRKGKNSVEKLPTKYEAHLGPVYALQRNPTFVKNFLTVGDWTARVWSEDCRESAILWTYSHRTKLTDGAWNPIRFSLLLVTQWDGCLSCWDLLRRRSAPLVTAQVCDEPLLRLRPHEGGLLVACGSSKGTVYLAELSENLGTADKNDKQLLTHVLDRENKRERILEARMRELRLKMRQGGNAGEPAVETDPTSNDRDLEEATTEYMQTINDLQAQQKTET